The proteins below come from a single Psychrobacter sp. FDAARGOS_221 genomic window:
- a CDS encoding amino acid ABC transporter substrate-binding protein → MAFHAFRNVTTIAATAILLAACNQSPSEGSESASSTDSAASESDLLTRINNGGTINVGTEGTYPPYTYHDEQDKLTGYDVEVTRAVADKLGVTVEFKETQWDAMLAGLDAGRFDMVANQVSLTTPERRAKYDVAEPYNWSGAAVLAPKSDSRYNSWESLKGLKSAQSLSSNYGEMAQKYEAEVVPVDGMAQAIELVKQGRADVTLNDHLAILDYLNKFPNSDLEVKLVAPSEEKRGAGLVLIKGNDEVLAKINEAMNELHEDGTLVELSEQFFGADITKR, encoded by the coding sequence TCAGAATCTGCAAGTAGCACAGACAGTGCGGCATCTGAGTCTGACCTACTAACCCGTATCAATAACGGCGGCACCATCAATGTAGGTACGGAAGGCACATACCCTCCTTATACCTATCACGATGAGCAAGATAAGTTAACTGGCTATGATGTCGAAGTGACACGTGCTGTGGCCGATAAGTTAGGCGTTACTGTTGAATTTAAAGAAACACAGTGGGATGCCATGCTTGCCGGCCTAGATGCAGGGCGTTTTGATATGGTTGCTAACCAAGTGTCATTAACGACGCCTGAGCGTAGAGCGAAGTATGATGTTGCTGAGCCTTACAACTGGTCAGGTGCTGCAGTACTTGCGCCAAAGTCTGACAGTCGTTATAACTCTTGGGAATCATTAAAAGGTCTTAAGTCTGCACAGTCATTAAGCAGTAACTACGGTGAAATGGCTCAAAAATATGAAGCAGAAGTGGTGCCTGTTGATGGTATGGCTCAAGCGATTGAACTGGTTAAGCAAGGCCGTGCAGATGTAACCCTAAACGACCATTTGGCTATCCTAGATTATTTAAATAAATTCCCAAACAGTGATTTAGAAGTGAAGCTAGTTGCACCTTCTGAAGAAAAACGTGGCGCTGGTTTGGTACTTATCAAAGGTAATGATGAAGTACTGGCTAAGATTAATGAAGCCATGAATGAGCTACACGAAGATGGTACCTTAGTTGAGCTAAGTGAGCAGTTCTTCGGTGCGGACATTACCAAACGATGA